The Niallia alba genome includes a window with the following:
- a CDS encoding polysaccharide deacetylase family protein yields MAFSVLMYHEIRKEEDFQASEQHPIDVKQDYNDFLPSPLFITLEKFEQQMEYLFNNDFHPLTLDEVKAYYEGGPLPKKSVLLTFDDCFQSIKEYAYPILKKYQFHATAFVVTGWLHDSKSKFEKEKSVCLSINDLSEMTDVFEYANHTHYMHVRTSESESLLMTSRKEDFAKDLDVCNNHSLIKHKNVFAYPFGLFNESNVSTLKEKEFKLAFTCENGHNNKQTDPLLLKRNAIPYLMDIETFKKIVTN; encoded by the coding sequence ATGGCTTTTTCCGTGCTAATGTATCACGAAATAAGAAAAGAGGAAGATTTTCAAGCATCCGAGCAGCATCCAATCGATGTAAAGCAAGATTATAATGATTTCTTGCCTTCCCCCCTTTTCATTACATTAGAAAAATTTGAACAGCAAATGGAGTATTTATTTAACAATGATTTTCACCCTTTAACTTTAGATGAAGTAAAGGCATATTACGAAGGAGGTCCTTTACCAAAAAAATCAGTATTACTTACTTTTGATGACTGCTTTCAATCTATAAAAGAATATGCGTATCCGATTCTAAAAAAATATCAATTTCATGCAACAGCATTTGTTGTAACAGGCTGGTTGCATGATAGTAAAAGCAAGTTTGAAAAAGAAAAATCTGTCTGTTTATCTATAAACGATCTAAGTGAAATGACGGATGTTTTTGAATATGCCAACCACACTCATTATATGCATGTCCGAACAAGCGAGTCAGAAAGTCTATTAATGACATCCAGAAAAGAAGACTTTGCTAAAGACCTAGATGTATGTAATAACCATTCGCTAATCAAACATAAAAATGTATTCGCCTATCCATTTGGTTTATTTAACGAATCCAATGTTTCTACTTTAAAAGAAAAAGAGTTTAAACTTGCCTTCACTTGTGAAAATGGTCACAATAATAAGCAAACTGATCCACTTTTATTAAAAAGAAATGCTATTCCCTATTTAATGGACATAGAGACATTCAAAAAAATTGTAACAAACTAG
- a CDS encoding valine--tRNA ligase — MDMKEISMPTKYDPASIEKGRYDWWLEGKFFEANQDEGKQPYTIVIPPPNVTGKLHLGHAWDTTLQDILTRMKRMQGYDVLWLPGMDHAGIATQAKVEEKLRAQNISRYDLGREKFVEETWKWKEEYASHIRAQWSKLGLGLDYSRERFTLDEGLSKAVREVFVSLYNKGLIYRGEYIINWDPATKTALSDIEVIYKDVQGAFYHMKYPLADGSGYIEVATTRPETMLGDSGVAVHPKDERYQHLIGKKVVLPIIGREIPIVADDYVEMDFGSGAVKMTPAHDPNDFEVGNRHNLERILVMNEDGTMNERAGKYEGMDRFECRKQIVKDLQELGVLFKMEEHMHSVGHSERSGAVVEPYLSTQWFVKMQPLADAAIALQDKEAEKVNFVPNRFENTYMRWMENIRDWCISRQLWWGHRIPAWYHKETGEIYVNDEAPTDIENWTQDTDVLDTWFSSALWPFSTLNWPDVEAEDYKRYYPTAALVTGYDIIFFWVSRMIFQGIEFTGERPFKDVLIHGLVRDEQGRKMSKSLGNGVDPMDVIAKYGADSLRYFLSTGSSPGQDLRFSIEKVESTWNFANKIWNASRFALMNMDGLTYDQIDLTGEKSVADKWILTRLNETIETVTRLSDRYEFGEVGRVLYNFIWDDFCDWYIEMAKLPLYGDDEAAKLTTRSILAYVLDNTMRLLHPFMPFITEEIWQNLPHAGESITVAKWPEVNPAFSDDKAANDMKLLVEIIRSVRNSRAEVNTPMSKKISILLKAKDEEIKTTLIENKSFIERFCNPETLSIDIDIAVPDKAMTAVVTGVEIILPLEGLINMEEEIARLTKELEKWNKEVERVQKKLSNEGFVKKAPEKVINEERAKEQDYLEKRAAVEARINELKG, encoded by the coding sequence ATGGATATGAAAGAAATCTCCATGCCGACAAAGTATGATCCAGCAAGTATTGAAAAGGGTCGCTATGATTGGTGGTTAGAAGGCAAGTTTTTTGAGGCTAATCAGGACGAAGGAAAACAACCATATACAATTGTAATCCCACCACCAAACGTAACAGGTAAATTGCATTTAGGTCATGCATGGGATACTACGTTACAAGATATTTTAACAAGAATGAAAAGAATGCAAGGCTATGATGTATTATGGCTGCCTGGTATGGACCATGCTGGTATTGCAACGCAAGCTAAGGTAGAAGAAAAACTTCGTGCCCAAAATATTAGTAGATATGATCTTGGTCGTGAAAAGTTTGTAGAAGAAACATGGAAATGGAAAGAGGAATATGCAAGCCATATTCGTGCCCAATGGTCGAAATTAGGTCTTGGCCTAGATTATTCTAGAGAAAGATTTACATTGGATGAAGGTCTTTCAAAAGCAGTTCGTGAAGTTTTCGTTTCTTTATATAATAAAGGGCTTATCTATCGCGGGGAATACATTATTAACTGGGATCCGGCAACAAAAACAGCACTTTCTGATATTGAGGTAATCTACAAAGATGTACAAGGTGCATTTTATCATATGAAATATCCTTTAGCAGATGGATCTGGTTATATTGAAGTAGCAACAACTCGTCCAGAAACGATGCTTGGTGATTCAGGTGTTGCTGTTCATCCGAAAGATGAAAGATATCAGCATTTAATTGGCAAGAAAGTCGTTCTGCCAATCATAGGAAGAGAAATCCCGATTGTTGCTGATGATTATGTAGAAATGGACTTTGGTTCGGGTGCTGTTAAAATGACTCCTGCACATGATCCAAATGATTTCGAAGTAGGTAACCGTCATAATTTAGAAAGAATTCTTGTAATGAACGAAGACGGAACAATGAATGAGCGTGCTGGTAAATATGAGGGAATGGATCGCTTTGAGTGTCGTAAGCAAATCGTCAAAGATTTACAGGAATTGGGCGTTCTATTCAAAATGGAAGAGCATATGCATTCTGTTGGTCACTCTGAACGAAGCGGTGCAGTAGTGGAACCATATTTATCAACGCAATGGTTTGTTAAAATGCAACCATTAGCTGATGCAGCAATCGCGTTGCAAGATAAAGAAGCAGAAAAAGTTAACTTTGTACCAAATCGTTTTGAAAATACGTATATGCGTTGGATGGAAAATATTCGTGATTGGTGTATTTCTCGTCAGCTTTGGTGGGGACATCGAATTCCTGCTTGGTATCACAAGGAAACAGGCGAAATCTATGTAAACGATGAAGCGCCGACAGATATTGAAAATTGGACACAAGATACAGATGTATTAGATACATGGTTTAGTTCCGCACTATGGCCATTCTCTACATTAAATTGGCCAGACGTAGAGGCGGAAGACTATAAGCGCTATTATCCTACTGCTGCGTTAGTAACTGGTTATGATATCATTTTCTTCTGGGTATCCCGTATGATTTTCCAAGGAATTGAGTTCACTGGAGAAAGACCGTTTAAAGATGTATTAATCCATGGGCTTGTTCGGGATGAGCAAGGTCGCAAAATGAGTAAATCTTTAGGAAATGGCGTAGATCCAATGGATGTTATTGCTAAATATGGAGCAGACTCCTTACGTTATTTCTTATCAACAGGAAGCTCACCAGGTCAAGATTTACGTTTCAGCATTGAAAAGGTAGAATCGACTTGGAACTTTGCTAATAAAATTTGGAATGCTTCCCGCTTTGCGTTAATGAATATGGATGGTTTAACATATGATCAAATTGATTTAACAGGCGAAAAATCAGTTGCAGATAAGTGGATTTTAACGAGATTAAATGAAACAATTGAAACAGTTACACGTCTTTCAGATCGTTATGAGTTTGGAGAAGTTGGAAGAGTTCTTTATAACTTTATCTGGGATGATTTTTGTGACTGGTATATTGAAATGGCGAAGCTTCCATTATATGGGGATGACGAAGCAGCAAAGCTAACAACTCGGTCTATTTTAGCTTATGTACTTGATAATACAATGCGCTTATTACATCCATTTATGCCATTCATCACAGAAGAAATCTGGCAAAACCTTCCGCATGCTGGGGAATCAATTACAGTTGCGAAGTGGCCAGAAGTTAATCCAGCCTTCTCAGATGATAAGGCTGCAAATGATATGAAATTGCTTGTTGAGATCATCCGCTCTGTTCGTAATAGCCGTGCGGAAGTAAACACACCAATGAGTAAAAAAATCAGCATTTTATTAAAAGCTAAAGATGAAGAAATCAAAACAACTCTTATAGAGAATAAATCTTTTATTGAACGCTTCTGTAACCCAGAAACATTAAGCATTGATATAGATATTGCTGTACCGGATAAAGCAATGACTGCTGTTGTAACGGGTGTTGAAATTATTCTTCCATTAGAAGGATTAATTAATATGGAAGAAGAAATTGCTCGCTTAACAAAAGAGCTAGAGAAATGGAATAAAGAAGTAGAACGTGTTCAAAAGAAACTAAGCAATGAAGGCTTTGTGAAGAAAGCGCCAGAAAAGGTAATTAACGAAGAAAGAGCAAAAGAGCAAGACTATTTAGAAAAGCGTGCAGCAGTAGAAGCACGTATTAACGAACTAAAAGGTTAA
- the spoVID gene encoding stage VI sporulation protein D, with the protein MSQENSSILRFSLEESVWFQKGQEVADLLSISLDPNITIQENDQYIIIQGSLELSGEYKRYNEGEQEEEEAFKAPKLIHSVMEREEGVCEFLHHFPVDITIPLTRVTSINDVEIEIDTFDYVFPERSCLNLTADLTISGLASEEEEVEEDVAAEEVEEELELVWRSPVAEEAEADSLEEPVEIAVSPFQNVSPLLEEQRAEKEAEDDLYTPFELEVRKTPEEDDEWSTNENANVPYFSEISREEELTSIEPALKEESTSTAPEMKISLCRSEESVYSAEEVFQKPQQESSSLAKQEKVALEEELELSSSPEISREEELTSIEPALKEESTSTAPEMKISLCRSEESVYSAEEVFQKPQQESSSLAKQEKVALEEELELSSSPEISREEELTSIEPALKEESTSTAPEMKISLCRSEESVYSAEEVFQKPQQESSSLAKQEEVALEEELESSSSPNEEPKKKKGLFSKKKSLTFTEFFARKEEEKHTKVKVCIVQQGDTLEKLSNRYNVNIHALLKENRMEANQDVYEGQVLYIPGDFVEK; encoded by the coding sequence TTGTCTCAAGAAAATTCGTCTATCTTACGGTTTTCGTTGGAAGAGTCAGTCTGGTTTCAAAAAGGACAGGAAGTAGCAGATCTGCTTTCCATTTCACTTGATCCCAATATAACAATCCAAGAGAACGATCAGTATATTATCATTCAGGGCTCTTTAGAGCTAAGTGGTGAATACAAGCGCTATAATGAGGGAGAACAAGAAGAAGAGGAGGCCTTTAAGGCACCTAAATTAATTCATTCTGTAATGGAGAGAGAGGAAGGGGTATGTGAATTTTTACATCATTTCCCTGTAGATATTACGATTCCCCTTACAAGAGTCACAAGTATCAATGATGTAGAAATAGAGATTGATACGTTTGATTATGTCTTTCCAGAAAGAAGTTGTTTAAATTTAACAGCCGATTTAACTATTTCAGGTCTCGCTTCTGAAGAGGAGGAAGTAGAAGAAGATGTAGCAGCAGAGGAAGTAGAAGAGGAATTGGAACTAGTTTGGCGCAGTCCAGTGGCAGAGGAGGCTGAAGCAGATTCACTAGAAGAACCTGTTGAAATTGCTGTTAGTCCATTCCAAAATGTTAGCCCGTTATTGGAAGAACAGCGTGCAGAAAAGGAAGCGGAGGATGATTTATATACTCCATTTGAATTGGAAGTTAGAAAGACACCAGAAGAAGACGACGAATGGAGCACAAACGAAAATGCAAATGTGCCTTATTTTTCTGAGATTTCTAGAGAAGAGGAGCTTACTTCTATAGAGCCAGCACTAAAAGAAGAATCAACTTCAACAGCTCCAGAGATGAAAATTTCTTTATGCAGAAGTGAGGAAAGTGTATATTCTGCAGAAGAAGTTTTTCAAAAGCCGCAACAAGAATCTTCCTCTTTAGCCAAGCAAGAGAAGGTAGCTCTGGAAGAAGAACTAGAATTATCATCTTCTCCTGAGATTTCTAGAGAAGAGGAGCTTACTTCTATAGAGCCAGCACTAAAAGAAGAATCTACTTCAACAGCTCCAGAGATGAAAATTTCTTTATGCAGAAGTGAGGAAAGTGTATATTCTGCAGAAGAAGTTTTTCAAAAGCCGCAACAAGAATCTTCCTCTTTAGCCAAGCAAGAGAAGGTAGCTCTGGAAGAAGAACTAGAATTATCATCTTCTCCTGAGATTTCTAGAGAAGAGGAGCTTACTTCTATAGAGCCAGCACTAAAAGAAGAATCTACTTCAACAGCTCCAGAGATGAAAATTTCTTTATGCAGAAGTGAGGAAAGTGTATATTCTGCAGAAGAAGTTTTTCAAAAGCCGCAACAAGAATCTTCCTCTTTAGCCAAGCAAGAGGAGGTAGCTCTGGAAGAAGAACTAGAATCATCATCTTCTCCTAATGAAGAGCCTAAAAAGAAAAAAGGACTATTTAGCAAAAAGAAATCACTCACCTTTACAGAATTCTTTGCTAGAAAAGAAGAAGAGAAGCATACGAAAGTGAAGGTTTGCATTGTTCAGCAAGGTGATACATTAGAAAAATTAAGCAATCGCTATAATGTAAATATTCATGCATTGTTGAAGGAAAATAGAATGGAAGCCAATCAAGATGTGTATGAGGGGCAAGTTTTATATATTCCAGGAGACTTTGTAGAGAAATAA
- a CDS encoding ABC transporter permease, with amino-acid sequence MKRIIRNQLIIGFISVSLFWYIVYFLLQSHTIPSPFLTVIYMWNEKYMLLLHAGASLLRIIIALFISLLIGVPLGIILGKNKRINTLLSPFLYYIYPIPKVAFLPIFMILYGLGNQSKITLIIWIIVFQIILSVRDGVLQIPSSYYKVMEGFQAPIYQQLIYLIFPSVLPAIFTGIRISIGISLATLFFAENYATTYGIGYYIISAWTKMNYEEMFAGIVTLGCIGLLLFILLDKLELKVTPWNHK; translated from the coding sequence ATGAAGAGAATCATTAGAAATCAATTGATCATAGGTTTTATAAGTGTCAGTTTATTTTGGTATATTGTCTATTTTTTGTTACAGTCCCATACCATCCCATCACCATTTTTAACAGTTATTTATATGTGGAACGAAAAATATATGTTGCTTCTGCATGCAGGAGCTAGTTTATTGAGAATTATCATTGCCCTTTTTATTTCTTTGTTAATAGGAGTCCCATTGGGAATTATTTTAGGGAAAAACAAGAGGATCAATACCTTGTTATCACCTTTTTTATATTATATATATCCAATACCCAAAGTAGCGTTTCTACCGATATTTATGATTTTATATGGGCTGGGAAACCAGTCTAAAATAACGCTAATAATTTGGATTATTGTTTTCCAGATCATTTTATCGGTTAGAGATGGGGTATTACAAATACCATCAAGTTATTACAAGGTGATGGAAGGTTTTCAGGCCCCCATATATCAGCAACTAATCTATTTAATTTTCCCAAGTGTGCTTCCAGCGATATTTACGGGAATAAGAATTAGTATAGGGATTAGTTTAGCGACATTATTTTTTGCAGAAAACTATGCAACAACTTATGGGATTGGCTACTATATAATCAGTGCATGGACGAAAATGAATTATGAAGAAATGTTTGCAGGGATTGTGACCTTAGGATGTATTGGTTTATTATTATTTATCTTATTAGATAAATTAGAATTAAAAGTTACACCTTGGAATCATAAATAA
- a CDS encoding IS4 family transposase has protein sequence MDKFTRKTSFEQWFSPISSTKLEELVETHQLNYYTKKLHIASFLKLLLFAQLNETESLRAVSDTLFSDDLQKATNLESISFSQLGRRLNQVPTEVFQQVFLDLVAQIHEKTDFDKRRKMTTPLKIIDSSTLPLNLNNHKWAKFRKTKSGIKLHLRLVYLEKGCSYPDKAVLTNAIEHDRGQLEVLVDDKECMYVFDRGYLDYERFDRMTDDGYFFVSRLRKNAVTHQIEEFDLPKDSTVLSDEMISLGTAQSRAGNEFRQLKVLDSKGNELHLITNRFDLSADEIAELYKSRWAIELFFKWMKQHLNIKKFYGQSEQAVHNQVYIAMIVYCLHVLAQLSTNSSRTYLQISRWLKAAPWKPARIWIRKIAGRAVP, from the coding sequence ATGGATAAGTTTACACGAAAAACATCATTTGAACAATGGTTTTCACCGATTTCCTCCACAAAACTTGAAGAATTGGTTGAAACCCATCAATTAAATTACTATACAAAGAAGCTACACATCGCTTCATTCCTGAAATTACTGCTGTTTGCGCAGCTGAATGAAACCGAAAGTCTGCGTGCTGTCAGTGATACATTGTTTTCAGACGACCTACAAAAAGCAACGAATTTGGAATCGATTAGCTTTTCACAATTAGGACGTCGATTAAATCAAGTACCGACAGAGGTGTTCCAGCAGGTGTTTCTAGATTTAGTCGCGCAAATTCATGAGAAAACGGATTTTGATAAGCGACGTAAAATGACAACACCACTGAAAATCATCGACTCGAGTACGTTGCCACTGAATTTGAACAATCATAAATGGGCTAAGTTCCGCAAAACAAAGTCAGGCATTAAGCTTCATTTACGTCTTGTTTACTTAGAAAAGGGTTGTTCCTATCCAGACAAAGCGGTGTTAACGAATGCGATCGAACATGATCGAGGTCAGCTAGAAGTACTCGTTGACGACAAAGAGTGCATGTACGTCTTTGACCGTGGCTACTTGGATTACGAGCGATTCGACCGCATGACCGACGATGGTTACTTCTTCGTTTCACGCTTGCGGAAAAACGCTGTAACTCATCAAATCGAGGAATTTGATCTTCCAAAAGATTCAACCGTTTTATCAGATGAAATGATTTCCTTGGGCACAGCACAAAGTCGAGCAGGTAATGAATTCAGACAATTGAAAGTGTTGGATTCAAAAGGAAATGAGTTACACCTCATAACGAATCGCTTCGACTTGAGTGCAGATGAAATCGCTGAATTGTATAAATCACGCTGGGCAATCGAGCTGTTTTTCAAGTGGATGAAGCAACATTTAAACATCAAAAAGTTCTACGGACAAAGCGAACAAGCTGTGCATAATCAAGTGTACATCGCGATGATCGTCTACTGTTTACATGTACTGGCTCAGCTGAGTACAAATAGTTCACGGACGTACTTACAAATCAGTCGGTGGCTAAAAGCAGCACCCTGGAAACCAGCACGTATTTGGATTCGAAAAATAGCAGGAAGAGCTGTCCCGTAA
- the ysxE gene encoding spore coat protein YsxE: MAVSLYKKVWADMNEKNILKKYTPILKPYAVEPNFVEEFGKVAKIYSNKGTFALKRIDPHNGADFTRHIRTLYQKGYNRIVPIYPAVDGRYAILYDNKLYYLMPWLPNEERETYFKKHQQMFRELARLHILTSKEVKIDKEDRQEHFENTQLDIEKEQEFLDGFIEQCENKEYLSPFELMFCMYYHDIRQALIYSETKLKEWYEETKEDEKARVSIIHGKLSPEHFLYDDRGYGYFTNFENAKYGSASHDLLPFLSRSLKTAPKQNEECIEWLYTYFNHNPLKYDEMLLFLSYLAHPGPAIRICEKYMKADKKDINERKYAQKLLKQYWLLKNTEYVVMRVDEIERQKKAQQEAAEQAETQD, encoded by the coding sequence ATGGCTGTTTCACTTTATAAGAAAGTGTGGGCGGATATGAATGAAAAAAACATATTAAAGAAATATACACCTATTTTAAAACCATATGCAGTAGAGCCAAATTTCGTAGAAGAGTTTGGCAAAGTAGCCAAGATATACAGCAATAAAGGCACTTTTGCATTAAAACGGATTGATCCTCATAATGGTGCTGATTTCACACGTCATATACGAACACTTTATCAAAAAGGCTATAACAGGATTGTTCCGATTTATCCAGCTGTGGATGGCAGATATGCTATTCTTTATGACAACAAACTGTATTATTTAATGCCTTGGCTGCCAAATGAGGAAAGAGAAACATATTTCAAAAAACATCAACAAATGTTTCGTGAGCTTGCAAGACTTCATATTTTAACTTCTAAAGAAGTGAAAATTGATAAGGAAGATCGACAAGAGCATTTCGAAAATACGCAATTAGATATTGAAAAAGAACAAGAGTTTTTAGATGGTTTTATTGAGCAATGTGAAAATAAGGAATATTTGTCTCCATTTGAATTGATGTTTTGCATGTATTATCATGACATTCGTCAGGCGTTGATATATTCGGAGACTAAATTAAAAGAATGGTATGAAGAAACAAAGGAAGATGAAAAAGCAAGAGTTTCCATCATTCATGGCAAACTATCCCCAGAGCATTTTCTATATGATGATAGAGGCTATGGCTACTTTACTAATTTTGAAAATGCCAAATATGGATCAGCGAGCCATGATTTACTACCATTTCTCTCCCGTTCATTAAAAACTGCTCCAAAGCAAAATGAGGAATGTATTGAGTGGCTTTATACGTATTTTAATCATAATCCATTAAAGTATGATGAAATGCTATTGTTCTTAAGTTATTTAGCCCATCCCGGACCTGCCATTCGGATTTGCGAGAAATATATGAAAGCAGATAAGAAAGACATTAATGAACGGAAATATGCTCAAAAGCTACTTAAACAGTATTGGCTATTAAAAAATACAGAATATGTCGTCATGCGAGTCGATGAAATAGAACGACAAAAAAAGGCGCAGCAAGAAGCTGCCGAACAAGCAGAGACCCAGGATTAA
- a CDS encoding ABC transporter substrate-binding protein, which produces MKKIMTLTLLLVFVLFTAACGNTTTTKTDNKESNNTEKPSGEELTIGILPAESAIPIILAKENGYFAKEGINVSIKSFSAPTDRNVAIQASELDGTIADVMTAAAFMENGIKMKITSDISEDFKILSSPNSGITEMKDLNGKNVSLVPNFILEYIMDDFAAKEDFTYNIVEIPSFSGRAEALIADKVDGVVFTEPQASMLVSQGAHLLGSSADAGIKGGTILFSEEMVSSKSADIKAFYKAYNKAIDYMNNRKAEEYGDILTKYQFPDAMSNYLSTKENFPYAGAVLKDSFDSIVQWTKAKGQIKKNYSYEELTDFTLLP; this is translated from the coding sequence ATGAAAAAAATAATGACGCTAACCTTATTATTAGTATTTGTTTTATTTACTGCTGCTTGTGGAAATACCACTACAACCAAAACAGATAATAAAGAAAGCAATAACACAGAAAAACCATCTGGTGAAGAGCTAACCATCGGAATATTACCGGCAGAATCTGCGATACCTATTATTTTAGCAAAGGAAAATGGATACTTTGCCAAAGAAGGAATAAACGTATCAATAAAGTCCTTCTCCGCTCCAACAGATCGTAATGTTGCAATCCAAGCGAGTGAATTAGATGGTACAATCGCTGATGTAATGACAGCAGCAGCATTTATGGAAAATGGTATTAAGATGAAGATTACTTCCGATATAAGTGAAGATTTCAAAATTCTCTCCTCTCCCAATTCAGGAATTACAGAGATGAAAGATTTAAATGGAAAAAATGTTTCATTAGTGCCGAACTTTATCTTGGAATATATTATGGATGATTTCGCAGCTAAAGAAGACTTCACTTATAATATCGTTGAAATTCCTTCTTTTTCTGGTCGTGCAGAGGCACTGATTGCAGATAAAGTAGATGGAGTTGTCTTTACAGAACCACAGGCTAGTATGCTAGTTAGCCAAGGAGCCCACCTTTTAGGAAGCTCAGCAGATGCAGGAATTAAAGGAGGAACGATTCTTTTTTCAGAAGAAATGGTTTCTTCCAAGTCAGCAGATATCAAAGCTTTCTATAAAGCTTATAATAAAGCCATTGACTATATGAATAATAGGAAGGCTGAAGAATACGGCGATATACTAACTAAATATCAATTCCCTGATGCTATGAGCAACTATTTATCTACAAAGGAAAACTTTCCATATGCAGGTGCAGTTCTAAAGGACTCCTTTGATTCGATTGTTCAATGGACAAAAGCTAAAGGGCAAATTAAGAAAAACTATTCTTATGAAGAATTAACAGACTTCACTTTGTTACCATAG